A window of Myxococcales bacterium contains these coding sequences:
- the cysC gene encoding adenylyl-sulfate kinase, whose amino-acid sequence MRQRGLVSAEDRARALGQRGAVVWLTGLSGAGKSTIAFGVERALVDAGHLAFVLDGDNVRHGLCADLGFSAADRDENVRRVGEVAALMADAGVIVIASFISPFRAGRAKARDAAGPERFFEVFLDVPLSVCEGRDPKGLYEKARAGKIAEFTGISSPYEPPVAPRPGAGHGHHAHWLLREPGDGPARARPGRGHALAAQRRLARGCFAARASAAAPRPVARRRSR is encoded by the coding sequence ATGCGCCAGCGGGGTCTCGTGTCGGCCGAGGACCGCGCTCGCGCGTTGGGCCAGCGCGGGGCGGTGGTGTGGCTCACGGGGCTCTCGGGCGCGGGAAAATCCACCATCGCGTTCGGCGTCGAGCGCGCGCTCGTGGATGCAGGTCACCTGGCTTTCGTGCTCGACGGCGACAACGTACGCCATGGTCTGTGTGCCGATCTCGGCTTCTCCGCGGCAGACCGAGACGAAAACGTGCGCCGAGTGGGCGAGGTGGCCGCCCTGATGGCGGACGCGGGCGTCATCGTGATCGCCTCGTTCATCTCCCCCTTCCGTGCCGGCCGCGCCAAGGCCCGCGATGCGGCCGGCCCCGAGCGCTTCTTCGAGGTGTTCCTGGATGTACCTCTGTCCGTCTGTGAAGGGCGCGATCCGAAGGGCCTCTACGAAAAGGCGAGGGCCGGAAAGATCGCGGAGTTTACTGGCATCAGCTCTCCTTACGAGCCGCCTGTGGCCCCCCGCCCTGGTGCTGGCCACGGGCACCATGCCCATTGGCTCCTGCGTGAACCAGGTGATGGACCTGCTCGTGCGCGCCCAGGTCGTGGGCACGCGCTAGCGGCTCAGCGGCGGCTCGCCCGGGGGTGCTTCGCGGCGAGGGCGTCCGCTGCGGCCCCGCGCCCCGTCGCCCGCAGACGTTCCAGGTAG
- a CDS encoding sulfatase: protein MRIVYVDIDCLRPDHLGCYGYHRPTSPHIDALAAEGLRFTNVYASDVPCLPSRTAMFSGRFGVHTGVANHGGARAEMYPDGEARGFSSRLTRTSFMRCLRDQGYTTATVSSFGERHAALHFYANFNEIINPGRRGLESGEVVGALAEDWLARRGHEPNWFLHVHLWDPHTPYRAPAALGEPFANTPPPAWLTEAVRARDFAACGPHGAQDTIGFSNAPPPELAWNYPRQPTTIDSTAAVRAMFDGYDAGVLHADAQVGRLRQKIVDMGLGDDVVWIVTGDHGENLGELNVYGDHQTADEMTCHVPFLLAWPGITDTRAGQTASALHYQFDLAATIVELAGGAVPSNWDGRSAATALREGRDEGRHALVLSQGAWTCQRSVRFRVGGGEYLLIRTYHDGYHLYPDLALFDLGADPHEQFDLAALRPDLVAEGSRILEAWGAETLGQMDPETNGPVGDPFWTILREGGPYHVRRDLPAYLERLRATGRGAAADALAAKHPRASRR from the coding sequence ATGCGCATCGTGTACGTCGATATCGACTGCCTCCGCCCCGACCACCTCGGCTGCTACGGGTATCACAGGCCGACGAGTCCCCACATCGACGCCCTCGCCGCCGAGGGTCTGCGCTTTACGAACGTCTACGCCTCCGACGTACCCTGCTTGCCGAGCCGCACGGCCATGTTTTCGGGTCGCTTCGGCGTTCACACCGGGGTGGCGAACCACGGCGGCGCCCGCGCCGAGATGTATCCCGATGGCGAGGCGCGCGGGTTCAGCTCGCGCCTCACCCGAACCAGCTTCATGCGCTGTCTGCGCGATCAGGGATATACCACCGCCACGGTGAGCTCGTTCGGGGAGCGGCATGCCGCCTTGCACTTTTACGCGAACTTCAACGAGATCATCAACCCTGGCCGGCGCGGCCTCGAAAGCGGCGAGGTGGTGGGAGCGCTGGCCGAAGACTGGCTGGCCCGGCGCGGCCACGAGCCCAATTGGTTCCTTCACGTCCACCTCTGGGACCCCCACACGCCTTACCGTGCCCCGGCCGCGCTGGGAGAGCCCTTCGCGAACACCCCGCCCCCCGCATGGTTGACGGAAGCCGTGCGCGCCCGCGACTTCGCCGCCTGTGGCCCTCATGGCGCCCAGGACACGATTGGCTTCTCGAACGCGCCCCCGCCGGAGCTCGCGTGGAACTACCCCCGACAGCCCACCACCATCGATTCCACTGCGGCTGTGCGCGCGATGTTCGACGGCTACGATGCCGGCGTGCTGCACGCCGATGCGCAGGTGGGCCGCCTGCGGCAGAAGATCGTGGACATGGGCCTCGGCGACGACGTGGTCTGGATCGTCACCGGTGATCACGGAGAGAACCTCGGCGAGCTGAACGTGTACGGCGATCACCAGACCGCCGACGAGATGACCTGCCACGTGCCCTTCCTGCTCGCATGGCCGGGGATCACCGACACCCGCGCCGGCCAGACGGCCTCCGCGCTCCACTACCAATTCGACCTCGCGGCCACGATCGTGGAGCTGGCCGGCGGTGCCGTGCCCAGCAACTGGGACGGCCGAAGCGCGGCAACGGCGCTGCGCGAGGGCCGGGACGAAGGCCGCCACGCGCTGGTCCTGAGCCAGGGCGCCTGGACGTGTCAGCGCAGCGTCCGGTTCCGCGTGGGCGGAGGCGAGTACCTTTTGATACGCACCTACCACGACGGCTATCACCTTTACCCCGACCTCGCGCTCTTCGATCTTGGCGCAGATCCGCACGAGCAGTTCGACCTGGCCGCCCTGCGGCCCGACCTGGTCGCCGAGGGCAGCCGCATCTTGGAGGCCTGGGGCGCCGAGACGCTCGGGCAGATGGATCCGGAGACGAATGGCCCCGTCGGCGATCCGTTCTGGACGATCCTGCGCGAGGGCGGCCCCTACCACGTGCGGCGGGATCTACCCGCCTACCTGGAACGTCTGCGGGCGACGGGGCGCGGGGCCGCAGCGGACGCCCTCGCCGCGAAGCACCCCCGGGCGAGCCGCCGCTGA